In the Pseudodesulfovibrio senegalensis genome, one interval contains:
- the ilvB gene encoding biosynthetic-type acetolactate synthase large subunit: MELTGAQILLKCLEKEGVDVVFGFPGGAVIDIYDEIPNFSVEHILVRHEQGAIHAADGYARATGDTGVCLVTSGPGATNTVTGIATAYLDSIPVVIFTGQVPRPLIGNDAFQEVDIVGITRPCTKHNYLVQDVCDLARIVKQAFYIARSGRPGPVLVDLPKDVLNQKCRFDYPEKVSMRSYNPNVKPHVGQVRKVAGLIRKAERPLIYSGGGVVSSKSHEELRWLAQELRIPVTSTLMGLGAYPGDDEELWLGMLGMHGTYSANMAIHNCDLLLAAGARFDDRVTGKISEFAPHATIVHIDVDPTSIQKNVSVHVPLVADCKEALGALQKEMQALRDEMDWERKHEQWLAQIQEWRRMHPLTYLDDEEKIKPQYVVEKIDEITKGEAIICTEVGQNQMWAAQFCTVKEPNMFLTSGGLGTMGYGFPAALGAQRAFPDKLVIDIAGDGSIQMNIQEMMTAVCNKLPVKIVILNNGYLGMVRQWQELFYEKNYCATCMDAQPDFVKLAEAYGAAGFRVTRKQDVQSVLEEAFALDKPVIVDVRVEQEENVYPMVPAGASLTEMLLV; encoded by the coding sequence ATGGAGCTCACTGGGGCCCAGATTCTGTTGAAGTGTTTGGAAAAGGAAGGGGTCGATGTCGTTTTCGGATTTCCGGGCGGCGCAGTTATTGACATCTATGATGAGATTCCCAACTTTTCCGTCGAACATATTCTAGTACGCCACGAGCAGGGTGCGATTCATGCCGCAGACGGCTATGCCCGCGCCACGGGCGATACCGGAGTATGTCTCGTAACCTCGGGTCCCGGTGCCACCAATACCGTAACAGGTATTGCCACGGCCTATCTCGATTCGATTCCCGTGGTCATATTCACGGGGCAGGTTCCCCGGCCGTTGATTGGCAATGATGCTTTTCAGGAAGTGGACATTGTCGGAATTACACGGCCCTGTACAAAACATAATTATCTGGTTCAGGATGTTTGCGACCTGGCCAGAATTGTTAAACAGGCATTCTACATAGCACGTTCGGGCAGGCCCGGCCCGGTGTTGGTCGACCTGCCCAAGGACGTGCTGAACCAGAAATGCCGGTTCGACTATCCCGAGAAAGTGAGCATGCGCAGCTACAATCCCAACGTGAAGCCGCACGTGGGACAGGTGCGCAAGGTTGCCGGGTTGATCCGCAAGGCCGAACGTCCGCTCATCTATTCCGGCGGCGGGGTGGTCTCGTCCAAGAGTCATGAAGAATTGCGCTGGCTTGCCCAGGAGTTGCGTATTCCCGTGACGTCCACGCTCATGGGCCTCGGCGCATATCCGGGCGATGATGAGGAATTGTGGCTCGGCATGCTGGGTATGCACGGCACTTACAGTGCAAACATGGCCATTCACAATTGCGATTTGCTGTTGGCCGCAGGCGCGCGTTTTGATGACCGCGTCACTGGCAAGATCAGTGAATTCGCGCCCCATGCCACCATCGTTCACATCGACGTTGATCCCACATCCATTCAGAAGAATGTTTCCGTGCATGTGCCGCTTGTGGCGGACTGCAAGGAGGCGCTTGGCGCATTGCAGAAGGAAATGCAGGCACTGCGTGATGAAATGGATTGGGAACGCAAACATGAACAGTGGTTGGCCCAGATCCAGGAATGGAGGCGCATGCATCCGTTGACCTACCTGGACGACGAAGAAAAAATCAAGCCACAGTATGTTGTTGAGAAAATAGATGAAATCACCAAGGGTGAAGCCATCATCTGCACAGAGGTTGGGCAGAACCAGATGTGGGCGGCCCAATTTTGCACGGTCAAGGAACCGAACATGTTCCTGACGTCCGGCGGGTTGGGCACCATGGGCTATGGATTCCCTGCTGCTCTGGGCGCACAGCGGGCCTTTCCCGATAAGCTGGTCATTGATATTGCCGGAGACGGCTCCATCCAGATGAATATTCAGGAGATGATGACCGCCGTTTGCAACAAGCTGCCGGTCAAGATCGTTATCCTCAACAACGGCTATCTGGGCATGGTCCGTCAGTGGCAGGAACTTTTTTATGAAAAGAATTATTGTGCGACCTGCATGGATGCGCAACCCGATTTCGTGAAATTGGCCGAGGCCTATGGTGCGGCCGGATTTCGGGTTACCCGCAAACAGGACGTGCAGAGTGTGCTCGAAGAGGCGTTTGCACTGGATAAACCTGTTATCGTGGATGTCCGCGTGGAACAGGAAGAGAATGTGTACCCGATGGTTCCGGCCGGAGCCTCGCTGACCGAGATGCTGCTCGTATAA
- a CDS encoding DUF465 domain-containing protein, protein MEQKDLEIIEQFGNEDPQLKALWDQHIIYEKMLDKLESKSYLSPTETQEIKELKKKKLAGKTQMQTILDKYREKEE, encoded by the coding sequence ATGGAACAGAAAGATCTCGAAATCATTGAACAGTTTGGCAACGAAGATCCTCAGCTTAAAGCTCTATGGGACCAGCATATCATTTACGAGAAGATGCTGGATAAGCTTGAGTCCAAGTCGTACCTGAGTCCTACGGAAACTCAGGAGATCAAGGAACTCAAGAAGAAAAAGTTGGCTGGCAAGACCCAAATGCAGACGATATTGGATAAATATCGAGAAAAAGAGGAGTAG
- a CDS encoding DUF167 domain-containing protein: MNRENHTPNHQFARKSSRCGWMLDVWVQPGAKKSSLAGEYQGCVKIRLSAPAVDNKANKALVAFVADTLGLRKKQVRMASGQTNRKKVLSIDSVAEPDWKRLVPTGL, translated from the coding sequence ATGAACCGGGAAAACCACACACCAAATCATCAATTTGCACGCAAAAGCAGCCGCTGCGGCTGGATGCTTGACGTATGGGTACAGCCCGGAGCCAAAAAGAGTTCTTTGGCAGGGGAGTATCAAGGTTGTGTCAAGATCCGTCTCAGTGCGCCTGCCGTTGATAACAAGGCCAACAAGGCTCTTGTCGCTTTTGTCGCCGATACACTCGGTCTCAGAAAAAAACAGGTACGGATGGCGTCTGGACAGACCAATAGAAAAAAGGTCCTGTCCATCGACAGTGTCGCTGAACCCGACTGGAAGCGATTGGTTCCCACCGGGTTGTGA
- a CDS encoding DivIVA domain-containing protein — protein MSVSKIDLLNKRFTKRMFGYSRLEVDQFLLEVAEAMGAMADNQKELRKKVKRLESAVSEYRKRDETLRDTLMSTQKMVDDLKVQASREAQIIMDEARSKAESTVQKGHHRLAQIHEEIEALKRQRSQFEIQLKSLLDSHLKMLDYNDPEMEKIEEMESKLTYLKKAE, from the coding sequence ATGTCTGTCTCAAAAATCGATCTGCTGAACAAGCGTTTCACAAAACGCATGTTCGGGTATTCCCGGCTTGAAGTGGATCAGTTCCTTCTTGAGGTCGCAGAAGCCATGGGGGCCATGGCCGATAATCAGAAGGAACTCCGCAAAAAGGTCAAACGTCTTGAATCCGCCGTTTCCGAGTACCGCAAGCGTGATGAAACCTTGCGCGATACGCTCATGAGCACACAGAAGATGGTGGACGACCTCAAGGTGCAGGCCTCCCGAGAAGCGCAAATTATTATGGATGAGGCCCGTTCAAAGGCCGAATCCACAGTTCAGAAAGGCCATCATCGGTTGGCCCAGATTCACGAAGAAATTGAAGCCCTGAAACGGCAGCGTTCCCAGTTCGAAATTCAGCTGAAGTCGCTATTGGATTCCCATTTGAAGATGTTGGACTACAATGACCCTGAAATGGAAAAGATTGAAGAGATGGAATCCAAACTGACTTACCTGAAAAAAGCTGAATGA
- a CDS encoding YggT family protein codes for MDYVVLAIAQVLGFVLTAYMWIVIISALITWVNPDPYNPIVRFLRGITEPVFYKIRRTLPFVFVGGIDLSPLVVILVIQVLKIVVVGNLMRLAYSMGGASVL; via the coding sequence ATGGATTACGTTGTTTTGGCCATTGCTCAAGTGCTCGGATTCGTTCTGACGGCCTACATGTGGATTGTGATCATTTCCGCCTTGATCACATGGGTGAACCCCGATCCGTATAACCCCATTGTGCGCTTTCTGCGTGGCATCACAGAGCCGGTTTTCTACAAGATTCGCAGGACGCTTCCTTTTGTTTTTGTCGGCGGTATTGATTTGTCACCGTTGGTGGTCATTTTGGTCATTCAGGTTCTCAAGATCGTTGTGGTGGGAAATCTTATGCGTCTGGCATATTCGATGGGCGGTGCGTCGGTCCTGTAA
- a CDS encoding HAD family hydrolase — protein sequence MLVTNDLMNGRAFENITAVVFDCDGVLIDSEEANRTYYNMLLEHVGLAPMTPQQAAYCHCHTCSESVAHIVPENLLDDVLAFQASFDYANLLPYLRRMDGLVEFLWWLRDTGHLLAVNTSRTNSMDMVLSAMDLEGYFFPVVTSAKVRRPKPHPEGLHQIMNKIGVHPRELVFIGDSIVDQHCAQEAGVRFWAYDNPSLEANLHITDYWTLRRCMQRANSRISA from the coding sequence ATGCTTGTTACCAATGATCTTATGAACGGTAGGGCATTTGAGAATATTACCGCGGTCGTGTTTGATTGCGACGGCGTCCTGATTGATTCCGAAGAGGCTAACCGTACCTATTATAACATGCTGCTGGAGCACGTGGGCCTCGCTCCCATGACCCCGCAACAGGCCGCCTATTGTCATTGTCACACCTGCTCAGAGTCCGTGGCTCATATCGTGCCCGAAAATCTGCTGGACGATGTGCTCGCGTTTCAGGCTTCATTCGATTACGCGAATTTGTTGCCGTATTTGCGGCGTATGGACGGTCTGGTCGAGTTTCTCTGGTGGTTGCGGGATACCGGGCATTTGCTGGCAGTAAACACTAGCCGCACCAATTCCATGGATATGGTGCTCAGCGCCATGGACCTGGAGGGGTATTTCTTCCCTGTGGTTACTTCGGCCAAGGTGAGGCGGCCCAAGCCGCATCCTGAAGGATTGCATCAGATCATGAACAAGATCGGCGTGCATCCGCGAGAGCTCGTCTTCATCGGTGATTCCATCGTGGACCAACATTGTGCGCAGGAGGCCGGGGTTCGCTTCTGGGCCTATGACAACCCGTCCCTTGAAGCGAATCTGCATATTACCGACTACTGGACCCTGCGCCGTTGCATGCAGCGGGCAAACTCTCGTATTAGTGCTTGA
- a CDS encoding twin-arginine translocase TatA/TatE family subunit yields the protein MIGGFGVWELLIILLIVLVIFGANKLPEIGGGIGKAIRNFKKATNEPDEIDVTPKDKKED from the coding sequence ATGATTGGCGGATTCGGCGTTTGGGAACTCCTCATCATTCTGCTCATTGTTCTGGTCATCTTTGGCGCCAACAAACTCCCGGAAATCGGGGGCGGCATCGGCAAGGCTATCCGCAATTTCAAAAAGGCCACCAATGAGCCCGATGAAATTGACGTGACGCCGAAAGACAAAAAAGAAGACTAA
- a CDS encoding CDP-alcohol phosphatidyltransferase family protein produces MSRIIPRNTIWTIPNLLTIARILLTPVFVMAYINQRFDLAWALFAVAGLTDALDGFLARVLKQRTRLGAMLDPLADKCLLVASFICLGVQGWLPKWLVVLVVSRDAIIVGGLALLHFWGVDIKSRIHPIWSSKFTTTSQIGLVFFVMIQKTFDLSYPAVQSWLIALTAALTVVSGVHYVLKGFGFFAEEEAEKGRR; encoded by the coding sequence ATGTCCCGGATCATACCGCGCAATACCATCTGGACCATTCCGAATCTGCTGACAATAGCCAGGATTCTTCTTACGCCGGTTTTTGTCATGGCGTATATCAATCAGCGTTTTGATCTTGCTTGGGCCTTGTTTGCCGTGGCCGGGCTGACCGATGCATTGGATGGCTTTTTGGCCCGTGTGCTGAAGCAACGAACGCGGCTTGGGGCCATGCTTGATCCGCTGGCGGACAAGTGTCTGCTCGTGGCTTCGTTCATCTGCCTCGGTGTGCAGGGATGGTTGCCCAAGTGGCTGGTGGTTCTCGTGGTCAGCCGGGATGCCATTATCGTTGGCGGATTGGCCTTGTTGCATTTTTGGGGCGTGGACATCAAGTCGCGCATTCATCCCATCTGGAGCAGCAAGTTTACCACCACCTCCCAGATAGGCTTGGTCTTCTTTGTCATGATACAAAAGACGTTTGATTTGTCGTATCCCGCTGTCCAGTCATGGCTTATCGCACTCACAGCCGCATTGACCGTGGTTTCAGGGGTGCATTATGTGCTCAAGGGGTTTGGCTTTTTTGCCGAGGAGGAAGCGGAGAAGGGCAGACGCTAG
- a CDS encoding SixA phosphatase family protein: MRIYLMQHGTCLPKELAPEQPLSPVGREQIEKTAAIMKNLGLEFDIIACSPKLRSRQSARIAAHATSYPEKNILVTDAAKPMADPQKLIQQIRGYGSTDSVLIAGHLPSLNGVASSLLLEPGPPTLHFHMENGGLTCISTESEHRRGTLEWHLTPKFIGLMN; the protein is encoded by the coding sequence ATGCGGATATATCTGATGCAGCACGGGACCTGCCTGCCCAAGGAATTGGCCCCGGAACAGCCCCTGAGTCCGGTCGGACGGGAGCAGATTGAAAAAACTGCCGCAATCATGAAAAATCTGGGGCTTGAATTCGATATTATTGCATGCAGCCCCAAACTGCGCTCCCGCCAGTCAGCCCGAATCGCAGCCCACGCAACAAGCTACCCCGAAAAAAACATCTTGGTAACGGATGCGGCCAAACCCATGGCAGACCCGCAAAAACTCATCCAACAAATCAGGGGCTACGGCTCCACGGACTCCGTGCTCATCGCCGGGCATCTCCCTTCGTTGAACGGCGTGGCTTCAAGCCTGCTGCTGGAGCCGGGGCCGCCCACTCTGCACTTCCATATGGAAAATGGTGGACTGACCTGCATTTCCACGGAATCCGAACACAGGCGGGGAACACTTGAATGGCACCTGACACCAAAATTCATCGGCCTCATGAACTAA
- the miaA gene encoding tRNA (adenosine(37)-N6)-dimethylallyltransferase MiaA, with protein MADLPSIVCILGPTGTGKTAAAIEVSRQVPASVINFDSRQVYRDFPIITAQPDSEERAACPHLLYGFLETAEPMSAARFVDMAHTAIAEVLEQKRLPILVGGTGMYLRFLLQGMAQIPEIPEDIRKGVLERLQREGPQKLHAELCEVDPEYAARIHPNDSQRNARAAEVYAATGKTMTWWHSTEHTPAPYHYCKVGMEMTLNELTPHLGKRINIMLEQGAVDEARAAYELCPDGDAPGWSGIGCAELLAYVRGEIDMKRTKELWLRNTRAYAKRQMTWFRKEDDIEWFRPGDNESVAGHVLSWLEQGVSS; from the coding sequence ATGGCCGACCTTCCTTCCATCGTCTGTATTCTCGGTCCGACCGGAACCGGAAAGACGGCTGCCGCCATCGAGGTTTCCCGGCAGGTTCCGGCAAGTGTCATCAATTTTGATTCCCGGCAGGTTTATCGCGATTTTCCGATCATTACGGCCCAGCCGGATTCGGAAGAGCGGGCAGCTTGTCCGCATTTGCTGTACGGTTTTCTGGAGACCGCCGAACCCATGAGTGCGGCCCGGTTTGTGGATATGGCACATACGGCCATTGCCGAGGTTCTTGAGCAGAAGCGTTTACCAATTCTGGTGGGCGGAACGGGCATGTACCTGCGGTTTCTTTTGCAGGGCATGGCGCAGATTCCGGAGATTCCAGAGGATATACGCAAAGGGGTCCTGGAACGGTTGCAACGGGAAGGCCCGCAAAAACTGCATGCCGAACTGTGCGAAGTTGATCCGGAATACGCGGCCAGAATCCATCCCAATGACAGCCAGCGCAATGCACGCGCGGCCGAGGTGTATGCGGCCACCGGAAAAACCATGACCTGGTGGCATTCCACCGAACATACTCCCGCTCCCTATCACTATTGCAAGGTGGGCATGGAGATGACACTGAACGAGTTGACCCCGCACCTTGGCAAGCGCATCAATATCATGTTGGAGCAGGGAGCTGTGGATGAAGCCCGGGCCGCATATGAATTGTGCCCGGACGGTGACGCGCCGGGTTGGAGCGGCATCGGGTGTGCCGAATTGCTGGCCTATGTGCGCGGCGAGATTGATATGAAGCGCACAAAAGAGCTCTGGCTACGCAATACCCGTGCCTATGCCAAACGTCAGATGACCTGGTTTCGCAAGGAAGACGACATTGAATGGTTCCGGCCGGGCGACAATGAGTCCGTGGCGGGCCATGTCCTTTCGTGGTTGGAACAGGGCGTTAGTTCATGA
- the coaD gene encoding pantetheine-phosphate adenylyltransferase: MAPLNPRLAVYPGTFDPVTRGHVSLITRGLKIFDQVVFAIAHSTPKKTLFTLEERVEMAKEVFAHEPNIIVEPFDGLLIDYVARRGAGSVLRGLRAVSDFEYEFQMALMNRKLDREIQTVFLMTDFKWMYLSSTIVKEVAQHGGNVKGLVPRQVIERLRERYASLQDEE, encoded by the coding sequence ATGGCGCCGTTGAATCCACGCCTCGCCGTTTACCCCGGAACGTTTGACCCGGTTACCAGGGGCCATGTGAGCCTGATCACTCGTGGGCTCAAGATTTTTGATCAGGTTGTTTTCGCCATTGCGCACAGTACGCCCAAGAAGACATTGTTTACCCTTGAGGAACGCGTGGAGATGGCCAAGGAGGTGTTCGCGCACGAACCGAACATCATCGTAGAACCGTTTGACGGTTTGCTTATCGATTATGTGGCCCGCCGCGGGGCAGGGTCCGTCCTGCGCGGGTTGCGGGCTGTTTCGGATTTTGAATACGAATTCCAGATGGCCTTGATGAACCGCAAGCTGGACCGAGAGATACAGACGGTTTTTCTCATGACCGACTTCAAGTGGATGTATCTGAGTTCCACCATCGTCAAGGAAGTGGCCCAGCACGGCGGCAACGTGAAGGGATTGGTCCCGAGGCAGGTGATCGAACGGCTTCGAGAGCGATATGCCAGCCTTCAGGATGAAGAGTAG
- the rsmD gene encoding 16S rRNA (guanine(966)-N(2))-methyltransferase RsmD has product MRVVGGEFRGRRLKTCEGPGYRPATHKVREAVFSMLQARGVSWHQARVVDMFAGSGSLGVECLSRGAEFALFVEKSKKAAALIRGNLKDLGVPSDHWSVLPKDLFAVLGKKPDRPFDMAFIDPPYGKDLLVPALEAALENEWFAPDAFILAEVEAAVRPPEQGPLAQLELITDREYGQTRILLWRR; this is encoded by the coding sequence GTGCGCGTTGTCGGCGGAGAATTCAGGGGGCGCAGGCTCAAGACATGCGAAGGGCCCGGATACCGGCCTGCCACCCACAAGGTGCGCGAGGCCGTGTTTTCCATGTTGCAGGCCCGTGGGGTATCATGGCATCAGGCCCGGGTTGTGGATATGTTCGCGGGCAGCGGCAGTCTTGGCGTGGAATGTTTGAGCCGGGGAGCCGAATTTGCGTTGTTTGTTGAAAAGAGTAAAAAGGCTGCGGCCTTGATTCGCGGCAACCTCAAGGACTTGGGCGTGCCCTCTGATCATTGGAGCGTGTTGCCTAAAGATTTGTTTGCCGTGCTTGGGAAAAAACCGGACCGACCGTTCGACATGGCGTTCATTGATCCGCCGTATGGAAAGGATTTGCTGGTCCCGGCTCTTGAGGCAGCTTTGGAGAACGAATGGTTTGCGCCGGATGCGTTCATTCTGGCCGAGGTGGAGGCAGCCGTGCGTCCGCCTGAGCAAGGGCCGCTTGCCCAATTGGAATTGATAACCGACCGTGAATACGGTCAGACAAGGATATTGCTATGGCGCCGTTGA
- a CDS encoding MBL fold metallo-hydrolase RNA specificity domain-containing protein: MKVSFMGAARTVTGSCYILEHEGKRFAVDCGMHQGNKEIEKRNENLDAYDAKNLDFVLVTHAHIDHSGLLPALVAKGFKNPIYCTAPTKDLLEIMLLDSAYIQEMEAEWANAKVRRKGGEQVHPLYTINDANKALPLLAPVEYRESFEPVPGIKVTYNDAGHILGSAFIEVEYTQDGKPTKIVFSGDLGRPEQLIVNDPSKVDCADYLFLESTYGNRDHKDASNSLDELAEAIAYAYGNKEKVIIPAFAVERSQQIIYSLFLLRKQGRLPEDMPVYLDSPLAIRATKIFRKHPEFFDQETQAYLENGENPLDLPNLVFSESREQSQAINETREPAVVISASGMANAGRIKHHLRHNLWRPGASVVFVGYQGVGTPGRKIVNGAKSLRIFGEDIAIKAKVFTINGFSGHAGQSEMLAWLDSMRGKPVRILLVHGEAEVQKEFAALITERYGFEVHIPEYMEELELEAGKEFAPVVDMDMARPRVDWEFLLQDTEGLVAELRSRLDNMRAKPWVDQVEARDQLLDLNRSMSRFVSEL; the protein is encoded by the coding sequence ATGAAAGTATCGTTTATGGGAGCGGCCCGGACCGTAACAGGATCTTGCTACATCCTTGAGCATGAAGGAAAGCGTTTCGCCGTGGATTGCGGCATGCATCAGGGGAACAAGGAGATTGAAAAGCGCAACGAAAACCTGGATGCCTACGATGCCAAGAATCTGGATTTTGTTCTGGTGACGCATGCGCATATCGACCACTCCGGGTTGTTGCCCGCACTGGTGGCCAAAGGGTTCAAGAATCCCATCTATTGCACGGCCCCGACCAAGGACCTGTTGGAAATTATGCTCCTGGACAGTGCGTATATTCAGGAGATGGAAGCCGAATGGGCCAACGCCAAGGTGCGTCGCAAGGGCGGCGAGCAGGTTCATCCCCTGTATACCATCAACGATGCCAACAAGGCCCTGCCTCTGCTTGCTCCTGTCGAGTATCGGGAGTCGTTCGAGCCGGTTCCCGGCATTAAAGTCACGTATAATGATGCCGGACATATTCTCGGCTCCGCGTTTATCGAGGTGGAGTACACACAGGACGGCAAGCCCACCAAGATCGTTTTTTCCGGCGATCTCGGGCGGCCCGAGCAGTTGATCGTCAATGACCCCAGCAAGGTTGACTGCGCGGACTATCTGTTTCTGGAATCCACCTATGGAAACCGCGACCACAAGGATGCCTCCAACAGCCTTGACGAGTTGGCTGAGGCCATAGCCTATGCTTACGGGAATAAGGAAAAAGTCATCATTCCGGCCTTTGCGGTGGAACGCTCCCAGCAGATCATTTATTCTTTGTTTTTGCTCAGGAAGCAGGGGCGTTTGCCTGAGGATATGCCCGTATATCTGGACAGTCCGCTGGCTATCCGCGCCACCAAGATTTTTCGCAAGCATCCTGAGTTTTTTGATCAGGAAACGCAGGCCTATTTGGAAAACGGGGAAAATCCGTTGGATTTGCCCAACCTCGTTTTTTCCGAATCCCGCGAACAGTCTCAGGCCATCAATGAAACCCGGGAGCCGGCCGTTGTCATTTCGGCAAGCGGTATGGCCAATGCCGGACGTATCAAGCACCATTTGCGCCACAATCTCTGGCGCCCGGGGGCCAGTGTTGTTTTCGTGGGGTACCAAGGGGTTGGTACACCAGGCCGCAAGATCGTGAACGGAGCCAAGAGCCTGCGTATTTTTGGCGAGGACATCGCCATCAAGGCCAAGGTCTTTACCATTAACGGTTTTTCCGGTCATGCCGGCCAATCCGAGATGTTGGCCTGGTTGGACAGCATGCGCGGCAAGCCTGTGCGCATCCTGTTGGTTCATGGCGAGGCCGAGGTGCAAAAGGAGTTCGCTGCGTTGATAACCGAACGCTACGGATTCGAAGTGCATATTCCCGAATACATGGAAGAACTCGAACTCGAAGCGGGCAAGGAATTTGCCCCTGTCGTGGACATGGACATGGCGCGTCCCCGCGTGGACTGGGAATTTTTGCTGCAGGATACCGAGGGCCTTGTGGCCGAACTTCGGAGTCGTTTGGACAACATGCGTGCAAAGCCGTGGGTCGATCAGGTGGAAGCCCGTGATCAATTGCTGGATTTGAATCGTTCAATGAGCCGGTTCGTTTCCGAATTGTAG
- a CDS encoding TIGR00730 family Rossman fold protein, with protein sequence MHKSKQYLIDDLSMQESWRLFKIMSEIVDGFETLSDIGPAVSIFGSARVPAENPVYKQTQQMAAALAQAGFSVITGGGPGLMEAGNLGAQEAGGNSVGLHIHLPLEQGANQYLDTRCDFRYFFIRKLMFIKYAMAYVAMPGGFGTLDELSEALVLIQTKRIRPFPIVLMGTEFWGGLIDWFKSQLLAHHYCHEDDFRLFLVTDDINEAVAHITSHVIL encoded by the coding sequence ATGCACAAATCAAAGCAATACCTCATTGACGACCTTTCCATGCAGGAATCCTGGCGTCTTTTCAAAATAATGTCCGAAATCGTCGACGGTTTCGAAACACTGAGCGACATCGGACCCGCCGTATCCATTTTCGGCTCGGCCCGTGTTCCGGCAGAGAACCCGGTCTACAAACAAACGCAACAAATGGCTGCAGCTTTGGCGCAGGCCGGTTTTTCGGTCATCACGGGCGGCGGCCCCGGCCTCATGGAAGCGGGCAATCTGGGCGCACAGGAAGCTGGCGGCAACTCAGTCGGCCTGCACATCCACCTGCCACTGGAACAGGGGGCCAACCAGTATCTGGATACACGTTGCGACTTTCGCTATTTCTTCATTCGCAAGCTCATGTTCATCAAGTACGCCATGGCATACGTAGCCATGCCCGGCGGCTTCGGAACGCTGGATGAGCTCTCCGAAGCGTTGGTGCTGATACAGACGAAACGCATCCGTCCATTTCCCATCGTGCTCATGGGAACGGAGTTCTGGGGCGGCCTGATCGACTGGTTCAAAAGCCAGCTTTTGGCCCACCATTACTGTCATGAAGATGATTTCAGGTTGTTTCTGGTTACGGACGACATCAATGAAGCCGTGGCTCACATCACGAGCCACGTCATCCTGTAA
- a CDS encoding DMT family transporter, producing MTARQKALAFGLGTVLIWSTVATAFKITLSHMDPLQLLLCASTVSVTLLGIILAVQGRLDKLSMSAREYAYCALLGVLNPFLYYAVLFKAYDLLPAQEAQPLNFTWAITLSLLSVPLLGQRLNKGELAAILVSYLGVLIISTHGDLTSLQFTNGEGVALALVSTVIWALYWIGNTRNQCDPVAGLFFNFLFGLPLILGATLFFSELPPLNAHGLLGALYIGLFEMGISFVFWLTALRLAAQPQGGGTARIANLIFLSPFLSLFFISRFAGETIRTATFVGLAFIVAGNMLMQRAGKR from the coding sequence ATGACCGCACGGCAAAAAGCACTGGCTTTCGGACTGGGAACCGTGCTGATCTGGTCCACGGTGGCGACGGCGTTCAAGATAACGCTGTCCCACATGGACCCGCTGCAACTGTTGCTGTGTGCATCCACAGTATCCGTAACCCTGCTCGGCATCATTCTCGCCGTGCAGGGCAGGCTGGACAAATTGTCGATGTCCGCCAGAGAATACGCCTACTGCGCCTTGCTCGGCGTGCTGAACCCGTTCCTGTATTACGCAGTCCTTTTCAAGGCGTACGATCTGCTCCCGGCGCAGGAGGCCCAGCCCCTGAATTTCACGTGGGCCATCACTCTGAGCCTGCTTTCAGTTCCACTGCTGGGACAACGGCTGAACAAAGGCGAACTGGCCGCCATTCTGGTCAGCTATCTGGGGGTGCTGATCATCAGCACCCACGGAGATCTGACAAGCCTGCAGTTCACCAACGGCGAGGGCGTGGCTCTCGCCCTGGTTAGCACCGTGATCTGGGCTCTGTACTGGATCGGAAATACGCGCAACCAGTGCGACCCCGTTGCCGGGCTTTTTTTCAATTTCCTGTTCGGACTGCCGCTCATTCTCGGAGCAACGCTGTTTTTTTCCGAACTGCCCCCCCTTAACGCGCACGGCCTGCTTGGCGCCCTGTACATAGGGCTATTCGAAATGGGCATTTCATTCGTATTCTGGCTCACAGCCCTGCGACTGGCCGCCCAGCCACAGGGAGGCGGAACTGCACGGATAGCAAATCTCATCTTCCTCTCACCCTTTCTCTCCCTGTTTTTCATCTCTCGGTTCGCCGGAGAAACCATCCGGACCGCCACTTTCGTGGGGCTGGCATTCATCGTAGCCGGAAACATGCTCATGCAACGGGCAGGCAAGCGCTGA